A region from the Diorhabda sublineata isolate icDioSubl1.1 chromosome X, icDioSubl1.1, whole genome shotgun sequence genome encodes:
- the LOC130451331 gene encoding uncharacterized protein LOC130451331: MRKIVFIIAVITSFFFTVHPRNSKSRRFISNRTYLPRCKFDENIFRSNELFAQKIKEAEVVFTGKVTSEVVIINNSTVLFSVIVRRYFKNNVGLSKNKEVRIVKPLKEGEGVKCRQPLRVKYTAIFVGRKYLRAQDVDVILAVPPIPVTLNNLDRVSAATKGMDL; the protein is encoded by the coding sequence ATGAGAaagattgtttttattattgcgGTTATCACTTCTTTTTTCTTCACAGTTCACCCTCGAAACTCAAAATCTCGCCGATTTATTTCGAATCGAACCTATCTACCCAGAtgtaaatttgatgaaaatatttttagaagtaATGAACTTTTTGCACAGAAAATAAAAGAGGCGGAAGTAGTATTCACAGGAAAAGTCACTAGTGAAGTTGTTATTATAAACAATAGCACTGTTTTGTTTAGTGTTATCGTGCgaagatattttaaaaacaacgTTGGTTTGTCTAAGAACAAAGAAGTGCGTATTGTGAAACCATTGAAAGAAGGGGAAGGTGTGAAGTGTAGACAGCCACTAAGGGTTAAATATACGGCGATATTTGTTGGACGAAAATATCTCAGGGCGCAGGATGTTGATGTTATTCTTGCTGTTCCTCCAATTCCTGTTACTCTCAATAATTTGGACAGGGTGAGCGCCGCCACTAAAG